The following coding sequences lie in one Glycine max cultivar Williams 82 chromosome 19, Glycine_max_v4.0, whole genome shotgun sequence genomic window:
- the LOC100777761 gene encoding probable 2-oxoglutarate-dependent dioxygenase AOP1, translated as MATQTLCESPLPVVDFINENMKPGTDTWLGACQLVRRGFEDYGCFLARFSKVGPELLNSVYYAMEELFSLPLETKRRKTSDKPNHGYTGQVPTSPLFESFAIDNPSSIEDCQKFARIMWPTGNDHLCESVNEYTKMLKELDQTVKRMVFDSYGLDKLKCESFLESTNYAFRSYKYKIPATDESSVGVNSHTDSTFITILHQRVDGLEVKLKDGEWFGVDASPLFCVMAGDAFMVWSSERIRACEHRVILKSKVTRYSLGLLSYSSKMVQTLEDLVDEEHPIRYKPFDHYAYVGFRFTEEAVKYTSRIKTYSGI; from the exons ATGGCAACCCAAACTTTGTGTGAATCTCCTCTTCCTGTTGTTGACTTCATCAATGAAAACATGAAGCCGGGCACCGATACATGGCTTGGAGCCTGTCAATTGGTGCGGAGAGGATTTGAGGATTACGGTTGTTTCCTAGCACGCTTCAGTAAGGTTGGTCCAGAGCTTCTCAACTCCGTTTACTATGCAATGGAAGAACTCTTTAGTCTTCCATTGGAAACCAAAAGGAGAAAAACAagtgataaaccaaaccatggcTACACTGGACAAGTACCCACATCGCCTCTATTTGAATCTTTTGCGATTGACAATCCATCCAGTATTGAAGATTGTCAAAAATTCGCACGCATAATGTGGCCAACGGGAAATGACCATTTGTG TGAAAGCGTCAACGAGTATACAAAGATGTTAAAAGAACTAGACCAAACCGTGAAGAGAATGGTATTTGATAGCTATGGCCTGGACAAGCTGAAATGCGAGTCATTCCTCGAGTCAACCAATTATGCTTTTCGAAGCTACAAATATAAGATACCTGCGACAGATGAGAGCAGCGTGGGAGTGAATTCTCATACGGACTCAACCTTCATAACCATATTGCATCAGAGGGTAGATGGCCTAGAAGTTAAATTGAAAGATGGAGAATGGTTTGGTGTGGATGCCTCACCTTTGTTTTGTGTCATGGCTGGTGATGCATTTATG GTATGGAGTAGTGAAAGGATAAGAGCTTGTGAACATCGTGTTATTCTGAAATCAAAGGTAACCAGGTACTCCTTGGGATTACTTTCATACAGTAGTAAGATGGTACAGACATTGGAGGATCTAGTCGATGAGGAACATCCAATACGCTATAAGCCATTCGACCATTATGCATATGTTGGTTTTCGTTTCACAGAGGAAGCCGTAAAATATACAAGTCGTATCAAAACATATAgtggtatttaa